Proteins encoded within one genomic window of Dermatophilus congolensis:
- a CDS encoding chymotrypsin family serine protease, translated as MHLRYIAATAAVAFTAAGIVAPVATPAASAAPAAATTLKADRRVPTGALISGTPLSRQATKPGSGRSAGYECTMGLPARKGNQHYLIVSGHCGEYGETLYTAWNNGRRTPIGKITGVSSKYDIAAVRTTRAIAASVWSSRGGSSSVKRLTGVADAVAGSKVCQHGYRSGTVCGITVQPITRKQIDAGLVFGKASAGTVGSRPGDSGGLVVDSRGRAIGIVAESTEDGQWIGWVPAKLALRTWGMSAL; from the coding sequence ATGCATCTCCGTTACATCGCGGCAACCGCCGCCGTCGCATTCACCGCTGCAGGCATCGTGGCGCCCGTCGCCACCCCAGCAGCATCCGCCGCACCCGCAGCAGCGACTACTCTCAAAGCCGACCGTCGGGTACCTACCGGTGCGCTTATTTCCGGGACCCCGCTCTCACGCCAGGCAACCAAACCCGGTAGCGGGCGGTCAGCAGGATACGAATGCACCATGGGGCTGCCAGCACGTAAAGGCAACCAGCACTATCTGATCGTTTCTGGTCACTGTGGTGAATACGGCGAAACGCTGTACACCGCATGGAACAACGGCCGCCGTACCCCCATCGGCAAAATCACCGGTGTTTCCTCGAAATACGACATTGCCGCTGTTCGAACCACTCGTGCCATTGCAGCGAGCGTGTGGTCCAGCCGCGGTGGATCCAGCTCGGTGAAACGACTCACCGGTGTTGCCGACGCAGTGGCAGGAAGCAAGGTCTGCCAGCACGGTTACCGCTCTGGAACTGTCTGCGGCATTACCGTGCAGCCCATCACCCGTAAGCAGATCGACGCAGGCCTGGTGTTCGGTAAAGCAAGCGCAGGCACAGTAGGTTCACGCCCGGGTGACTCCGGAGGCCTGGTGGTGGACTCCCGCGGCCGGGCCATCGGCATCGTTGCTGAATCGACCGAAGATGGCCAGTGGATCGGTTGGGTCCCCGCTAAGCTCGCCCTTCGCACATGGGGAATGTCCGCTCTGTAA
- a CDS encoding heparinase II/III domain-containing protein, translated as MTTLFRLPRHVRKRSLPAALTVAIITSAVTAPLVGPAPLASATQTHLASQYVSAAMNYDQAGKSQHYVCRSFGSLPSHNPKKNVEAGYFSWPETRKAKVGTGQNINWKADPYKDKSWRTWFHSLMWIGSLVEASTRGPYRFRDPSGIDKALAIAQDWVKDNPSPWPTGSGAGNATHTRVDAIACLRAGLIQLDKPVPAWLDASLAQHAEWLKKNTWPDHNVGTEQTLAVMGVGCMLRRHDYTSYAASKLASEISRVIDAQGANNEQSTGYARWNWDIWGDVDAAITECDINTSATRTIQNRRAALATFLDHATKPDGYLTQLGDTKRETAATGTPAQAWIASNGTQGAPLPQRVKVYSAGYAFGRSGWGTPAGSPGRRPAQEAMYALRFGPRRAGHGHNDHTSFTWNSNGREILGDPGTGRYEDDAWRDFYTGPAAHNQLVIANMKTAPITQLRKTSITPGADYYRLNDAPLNGVKRQRDVIFLSNPDIVITVDTASAAKAASFAQMWHFPAGQKVSLRGNTATATTPNVAGKTTMLTLPAPGASGTKNTIVAGKTRPIQGWMWKDHFTRSAAPVISRALSGRSARIATAFVSAGSNDRVNMSVTTSGTTTIYTFQVGRRTAAVALAADGTLSRLPR; from the coding sequence ATGACCACACTTTTTCGCTTGCCACGCCACGTCCGCAAGCGTTCACTGCCAGCTGCCCTCACTGTGGCCATCATCACCTCAGCAGTAACAGCGCCTTTGGTAGGCCCTGCGCCCCTGGCATCAGCTACCCAAACACACCTGGCTTCGCAGTATGTCTCGGCAGCAATGAACTACGACCAGGCAGGAAAGTCCCAACACTACGTATGCCGCTCGTTCGGTTCTCTGCCCTCTCACAACCCAAAAAAGAACGTAGAAGCCGGATATTTCTCCTGGCCAGAGACACGCAAAGCCAAAGTCGGTACCGGGCAGAACATCAACTGGAAAGCTGACCCATATAAAGACAAAAGCTGGCGCACCTGGTTCCACTCACTCATGTGGATCGGCTCTTTGGTAGAAGCATCCACGCGCGGCCCATACCGATTCCGGGATCCATCCGGTATCGACAAAGCACTTGCCATCGCCCAGGACTGGGTGAAAGACAATCCCTCACCATGGCCCACCGGATCTGGAGCAGGTAACGCAACTCACACTCGCGTCGACGCTATAGCTTGCCTACGCGCAGGACTCATCCAACTCGATAAGCCAGTCCCTGCCTGGCTAGATGCCTCACTGGCACAGCACGCCGAATGGCTGAAGAAAAACACCTGGCCCGACCACAACGTGGGCACCGAGCAAACCTTGGCCGTAATGGGAGTGGGCTGCATGCTGCGCCGACACGACTACACCAGCTACGCAGCATCAAAACTCGCATCAGAAATCTCCCGCGTTATCGACGCCCAAGGCGCCAACAACGAACAATCCACCGGCTACGCGCGCTGGAACTGGGACATCTGGGGAGATGTTGACGCCGCGATCACCGAATGCGACATCAACACATCCGCAACCCGAACCATCCAAAACCGGCGAGCAGCACTGGCCACTTTCCTCGACCACGCTACCAAACCAGACGGCTACCTGACTCAATTGGGAGACACTAAACGCGAAACCGCCGCAACAGGCACACCCGCGCAGGCGTGGATTGCCTCCAACGGCACCCAAGGCGCTCCCCTACCCCAACGGGTCAAGGTCTACAGCGCAGGCTATGCCTTTGGCCGTTCCGGATGGGGAACACCTGCAGGATCCCCTGGACGTCGCCCTGCCCAGGAAGCCATGTACGCCCTGCGGTTCGGCCCTAGAAGGGCTGGCCACGGCCACAACGACCACACCTCATTCACCTGGAACAGCAACGGCCGAGAAATCCTGGGCGACCCAGGAACCGGACGCTATGAAGATGACGCCTGGCGTGATTTCTACACCGGCCCGGCAGCACACAATCAGCTCGTCATCGCAAACATGAAAACCGCACCAATCACCCAGTTGAGGAAAACTTCCATCACCCCTGGGGCTGACTATTACCGCCTGAACGATGCCCCCCTCAACGGTGTGAAACGACAACGTGACGTGATCTTCCTGTCCAACCCCGACATCGTCATCACCGTGGACACCGCCTCCGCAGCGAAGGCTGCATCATTCGCGCAGATGTGGCACTTTCCTGCCGGTCAAAAAGTGTCCCTACGAGGGAACACAGCAACCGCCACCACCCCCAACGTGGCTGGCAAGACCACCATGCTCACCCTGCCCGCTCCCGGTGCTTCCGGCACGAAAAACACGATCGTTGCAGGGAAAACCCGACCAATTCAGGGTTGGATGTGGAAAGACCACTTCACACGATCGGCAGCGCCAGTTATCTCTCGGGCCTTGTCTGGACGCAGCGCACGCATTGCTACAGCTTTCGTCTCCGCAGGAAGCAACGACCGCGTGAACATGAGCGTCACCACCAGCGGAACCACAACGATCTACACGTTTCAGGTAGGTCGACGCACCGCTGCGGTAGCGCTAGCTGCAGATGGAACTCTCTCAAGGCTGCCCAGATGA